In Lentimicrobiaceae bacterium, one genomic interval encodes:
- a CDS encoding rubrerythrin family protein: ESQARMLYTYYAKEADKEGYKQIAAIFMETAEQEKEHAKRMFKYLEGGMLEITSTFPAGVIGTTAENLKAAAEGENEEWTELYPHFADVAEKEGFKEIATMYRMIAKAEAIHEERYLKLLKRVEEENVFSRDEAIEWQCRNCGYVHKGKNAPELCPACLHSQAYFEPKNDKYY; encoded by the coding sequence GCGAATCGCAAGCAAGAATGCTTTACACCTACTATGCTAAAGAAGCTGATAAAGAAGGCTACAAGCAAATTGCAGCCATATTTATGGAAACTGCCGAGCAAGAAAAAGAACACGCAAAACGCATGTTTAAATATTTAGAAGGTGGAATGCTTGAAATTACATCGACTTTTCCTGCAGGAGTTATCGGAACAACAGCCGAAAACTTGAAAGCCGCAGCTGAGGGCGAAAACGAAGAATGGACAGAATTGTATCCGCACTTCGCCGATGTTGCCGAAAAAGAAGGTTTTAAGGAAATTGCTACAATGTACAGAATGATAGCAAAAGCCGAAGCTATTCACGAAGAACGCTATCTGAAACTGTTGAAGCGCGTTGAAGAAGAAAACGTATTCTCGCGTGACGAAGCAATTGAATGGCAATGTCGCAATTGCGGATATGTACACAAAGGCAAAAATGCACCGGAACTTTGCCCTGCATGCTTACATTCTCAAGCATACTTCGAGCCAAAGAACGACAAATATTACTAG
- a CDS encoding helix-turn-helix domain-containing protein — MTNKSSDSYYTLREAIISLGYEWQEKDYFFCHGELPIINDAITDMKEYVGILLCADGDIDISINEVDYNLTASTLLIAHPTSIVHIIRSKRQYKGFLLFVARNFLAKNIVNAQLVKPFRQISKHQYTITNISREQQKNLIDIYKLIYRKKETKQSVFQLETLRNLFLVFICEVAEIFLKSKKVENRSTRNEEITDAFFNLLRQPLRVSDKTAFFANLLNISPKHLIKTIKNTTGKSPGIFINEKITDDAKLLLADNSLTISQISDKLGFSETSSFSKFFKKQVGISPSQFRQQL; from the coding sequence ATGACAAATAAATCGAGTGATTCATATTATACTCTACGAGAAGCCATAATAAGTCTCGGTTACGAATGGCAGGAGAAAGATTATTTTTTCTGTCATGGCGAACTTCCCATTATCAATGATGCCATTACCGACATGAAAGAGTACGTTGGTATTTTGCTGTGCGCCGACGGCGATATCGACATAAGCATCAACGAAGTAGATTATAATCTTACGGCATCAACTTTACTGATCGCACATCCTACGTCGATTGTGCATATTATTCGCTCAAAAAGGCAATATAAAGGTTTTCTTTTGTTTGTTGCACGTAATTTTTTAGCTAAAAACATTGTAAATGCTCAACTAGTAAAGCCTTTCCGTCAAATTTCCAAGCACCAGTACACAATCACTAATATTAGTAGAGAACAACAGAAAAATCTTATAGATATTTATAAATTAATTTATAGAAAAAAAGAAACCAAACAATCTGTGTTTCAATTGGAAACGTTGCGCAATTTGTTTTTGGTTTTTATTTGCGAAGTAGCCGAAATCTTTTTAAAAAGCAAAAAAGTTGAAAATCGTTCAACAAGAAATGAAGAAATTACCGATGCTTTTTTTAATCTACTACGCCAACCTTTAAGAGTAAGCGATAAAACTGCTTTTTTTGCTAATCTGTTAAACATCTCTCCAAAACACTTGATTAAAACCATTAAAAATACTACGGGAAAATCACCAGGTATTTTTATTAATGAAAAAATAACTGACGATGCCAAATTGTTGCTAGCCGATAACAGCCTCACTATCAGCCAGATTTCCGATAAGTTGGGATTTTCCGAAACTTCATCGTTTAGTAAGTTCTTTAAAAAGCAAGTCGGAATATCCCCATCTCAATTTAGACAACAACTTTAA